The following coding sequences lie in one Miscanthus floridulus cultivar M001 chromosome 9, ASM1932011v1, whole genome shotgun sequence genomic window:
- the LOC136480904 gene encoding uncharacterized protein: MKRLGILDDEGLSPDDQLLHYFSLFQGPLTEDVVKALTALSGIDMETKMQLLDQNVVIRTMGAKFVNSFAVLPAEQIRVGLNDGARQDAETKMQLLDQNVVIRTMGAKFVNSFAVLPAEQTQGGILLAVNEDFFDLSNIELIANTITATITMRADGIQCKIIVVYGPQGDAAKLQFLQDLKSIPPPMHNRWLILGDFNLIYQEQDKNNSNLNRRLMGGF; the protein is encoded by the exons ATGAAGAGACTCGGCATCCTCGACGACGAGGGACTCAGCCCCGACGATCAGCTGCTGCACTACTTCAGCCTGTTCCAAGGACCGCTCACTGAAGACGTCGTCAAGGCCCTGACAGCCTTATCTGGCATCGACATG GAAACTAAGATGCAGCTCCTTGATCAAAATGTGGTGATCCGCACAATGGGAGCAAAATTTGTAAACTCCTTTGCTGTGCTCCCGGCTGAACAgatcagagt GGGCCTCAACGACGGCGCACGACAAGATGCT GAAACTAAGATGCAGCTCCTTGATCAAAATGTGGTGATCCGCACAATGGGAGCAAAATTTGTAAACTCCTTTGCTGTGCTCCCGGCTGAACAGACCCAGGGAGGCATCCTTCTAGCTGTAAATGAAGACTTTTTTGACCTCTCCAACATCGAGCTTATAGCAAATACGATAACTGCGACGATCACCATGAGGGCGGATGGGATACAATGCAAAATCATAGTTGTCTACGGTCCGCAAGGGGATGCAGCCAAGCTTCAGTTCCTTCAGGACCTGAAAAGCATTCCACCCCCGATGCACAATAGATGGCTCATCCTAGGGGACTTCAATCTCATTTACCAGGAGCAAGATAAAAATAACTCAAATCTTAACCGACGTCTTATGGGTGGCTTTTAA